One segment of Variovorax paradoxus DNA contains the following:
- a CDS encoding NAD(P)-dependent oxidoreductase has protein sequence MTTTEQQTPRNVGLVGVGLMGHGIASNIVKHGHKLTVLEHAGNQPIDDLLKAGATSVKDVAALAAQVDVLILCVTGTPQVEAVMLGDKGALSTLRAGTVVIDCSTAVPASTAKVAEAVSAKGGKFIDAPMTRTAKEAAEGRLNLLVGGDEQVLASCLPLLRCFAENVTHVGGIGAGHAMKLLHNFVSLGTVALLCEAAACAERAGVKPDVFVDVLAKGGGNGVALERVKPKLLTGSTDSLKFSMANAKKDLGYYNDMAEQSSSSHGIAQAVDALLTHGVEKFGGDRMVLDLVEALR, from the coding sequence ATGACCACCACTGAACAACAGACCCCGCGCAACGTCGGCCTCGTCGGCGTCGGCCTGATGGGCCACGGCATTGCCAGCAACATCGTCAAGCACGGCCACAAGCTGACGGTGCTGGAGCACGCGGGCAACCAGCCGATCGACGACCTGCTGAAGGCCGGTGCCACGTCGGTGAAGGACGTGGCCGCGCTGGCCGCGCAGGTCGACGTGCTGATCCTGTGCGTCACCGGCACGCCGCAGGTCGAGGCCGTGATGCTGGGCGACAAGGGCGCGCTGAGCACCCTGCGCGCCGGCACGGTGGTGATCGATTGCTCCACGGCCGTTCCCGCTTCCACCGCCAAGGTGGCCGAGGCCGTGAGCGCCAAGGGCGGCAAGTTCATCGACGCCCCCATGACGCGCACCGCCAAGGAAGCCGCCGAAGGCCGGCTGAACCTGCTGGTGGGCGGCGACGAGCAGGTGCTGGCTTCGTGCCTGCCGCTGCTGCGCTGCTTCGCCGAGAACGTCACGCACGTGGGCGGCATCGGTGCCGGCCATGCGATGAAGCTGCTGCACAACTTCGTGTCGCTGGGCACCGTGGCGCTGCTGTGCGAGGCTGCAGCCTGCGCGGAGCGCGCCGGCGTGAAGCCCGACGTGTTCGTCGACGTGCTCGCCAAGGGCGGCGGCAACGGCGTGGCGCTGGAACGCGTCAAGCCCAAGCTGCTGACGGGCAGCACCGATTCGCTGAAGTTCTCGATGGCGAATGCGAAGAAGGACCTGGGGTACTACAACGACATGGCGGAGCAGTCTTCTTCCAGCCATGGCATTGCGCAGGCCGTGGATGCGCTGCTGACGCATGGGGTCGAGAAGTTCGGTGGCGACCGGATGGTGCTCGATCTGGTTGAAGCGCTGCGCTGA
- a CDS encoding YihY/virulence factor BrkB family protein, translating into MAFVLAGKVSRLIDALKRLWHALLGIPGLRVIVRAIQNYIVHQSGNQAGSLAFSAVLAMFPLLILLSAAAGFLGQPGDAAALANRVMSYAPQVVRDAVQPVINQVLAHRNQTLLTAGLVATLWAASSGMQAVRTALNRAYGVERGLPFWKARIKSTLATVIVGGGILVAFSSVIILPYVWQFLRETAGVGQEALWLQNSVRYGTAFLALFVLYGLLYGWLPDVRQRLYTVLPGAFVGAALWVGAAATLSYTLRTAGKLALVYGSFAGVVATLVFLYISATTLIYGAEINGVLREKASEPAGPGMQTA; encoded by the coding sequence ATGGCCTTTGTCCTGGCAGGCAAGGTGAGTCGACTAATTGATGCCCTGAAGCGTTTGTGGCATGCCCTGTTGGGCATACCCGGGCTGCGGGTCATCGTGCGCGCCATCCAAAATTACATCGTCCACCAGAGTGGCAACCAGGCGGGGAGCCTGGCGTTCTCCGCGGTTCTGGCGATGTTCCCGCTCTTGATCCTCCTGTCCGCCGCCGCCGGCTTCTTGGGGCAGCCCGGCGATGCGGCAGCGCTCGCGAATCGGGTCATGAGCTATGCGCCGCAGGTGGTGCGCGATGCAGTGCAGCCCGTGATCAACCAGGTGCTTGCGCATCGCAACCAGACGCTTCTGACGGCTGGACTTGTCGCCACCTTGTGGGCGGCCTCGTCGGGCATGCAGGCCGTGCGCACCGCACTGAACCGCGCATACGGCGTCGAGCGCGGTTTGCCGTTCTGGAAGGCACGTATCAAGTCGACCCTGGCGACGGTGATCGTTGGCGGTGGCATCCTGGTTGCCTTCAGCTCGGTCATCATCCTGCCCTATGTCTGGCAGTTCCTTCGAGAAACGGCCGGGGTAGGGCAGGAGGCGCTCTGGCTGCAAAACAGCGTGCGTTACGGAACAGCCTTTCTGGCGTTGTTCGTGCTCTACGGGCTGTTGTACGGCTGGCTTCCTGACGTGCGGCAGAGGCTGTACACGGTGCTGCCCGGCGCATTCGTGGGAGCTGCTCTCTGGGTTGGTGCTGCGGCCACGCTGTCGTACACGCTGCGCACTGCCGGAAAGCTCGCACTCGTCTACGGGAGCTTTGCAGGCGTGGTCGCGACCCTGGTGTTTCTCTACATCAGCGCCACGACCTTGATCTATGGCGCAGAAATCAATGGCGTGTTGCGCGAGAAGGCGTCGGAGCCTGCGGGCCCGGGCATGCAGACCGCATAG
- a CDS encoding PAS domain-containing sensor histidine kinase → MTPPDHAAHPSDQPASFIAPAVGVSPETAAALLWEQAPDIAFVVLDTAGVITAWRGAAEGLFGYAEGEIVGKAIDVLFVDEDRDLGLPLLERWVAVSAQRSEDDRWHMRKDGARIWVTGSLIALQQDGRHVGFVKVMADRTNLRARIETSDNRLQSAQQQIQARDAFFGRLVHEVRNALGPMRLAAQIMEKKALVVDELAKPMSVVTRQVTQVERMMADLADVVRLGVGKLTLSRTEFDLGAEIVDIANVVESDVEAKHQTIDVLVPPAPVLIQADRQRVHQIVFNLLHNAIKYTPARGRIWIRCTVEVSHAVIRVEDTGIGIDAALLPVIFDLFTQENPDESGGGFGVGLSLVKDLVYAHGGFVEVRCDGKGQGSEFTVRLPLVAAAAA, encoded by the coding sequence ATGACGCCACCAGACCACGCAGCGCATCCCTCGGATCAACCGGCAAGCTTCATTGCGCCTGCGGTTGGGGTCAGCCCTGAAACGGCTGCAGCGCTGCTGTGGGAACAGGCGCCCGACATCGCGTTCGTCGTGCTCGACACCGCGGGTGTAATCACCGCATGGCGAGGTGCCGCCGAAGGCCTCTTCGGGTACGCCGAGGGCGAGATCGTAGGCAAGGCCATCGACGTCCTCTTCGTGGATGAAGACAGAGACCTGGGGTTGCCGCTGCTGGAGCGATGGGTCGCTGTCTCCGCGCAGCGCTCGGAAGACGATCGGTGGCATATGCGCAAGGACGGTGCGCGTATCTGGGTGACTGGAAGCCTCATCGCCCTTCAGCAAGATGGAAGGCACGTGGGGTTCGTGAAAGTGATGGCGGATCGAACCAACCTTCGCGCGCGCATCGAGACTTCCGACAATCGACTGCAGAGCGCGCAACAGCAGATTCAGGCGCGCGACGCATTCTTCGGCCGGCTCGTGCACGAGGTTCGCAACGCGCTCGGCCCGATGCGTCTCGCTGCGCAGATCATGGAGAAAAAAGCGCTGGTTGTCGACGAACTGGCGAAACCCATGAGCGTGGTCACAAGGCAGGTAACACAGGTGGAGCGCATGATGGCCGACCTGGCCGATGTCGTGCGGCTCGGCGTAGGAAAGCTCACCCTTTCAAGGACGGAGTTCGACCTCGGCGCCGAGATCGTCGATATTGCGAACGTGGTGGAATCCGACGTCGAGGCCAAGCATCAGACCATCGATGTGCTCGTGCCGCCAGCGCCTGTTCTCATCCAGGCTGATCGCCAGCGCGTCCATCAGATCGTGTTCAACCTGCTCCACAACGCCATCAAGTACACGCCGGCGAGAGGGCGGATATGGATTCGCTGCACTGTTGAAGTGAGCCACGCAGTCATCAGGGTGGAGGACACAGGAATCGGCATCGATGCGGCCCTGCTTCCTGTGATCTTCGACCTGTTCACGCAAGAAAACCCCGACGAGTCCGGTGGAGGGTTCGGCGTGGGGCTGTCGCTGGTGAAGGACCTGGTCTACGCCCACGGCGGATTCGTGGAAGTGCGCTGCGACGGGAAGGGTCAAGGCAGTGAATTCACCGTGCGGCTTCCTCTCGTCGCGGCCGCCGCGGCCTGA
- a CDS encoding CopG family transcriptional regulator, protein MPTKTTARAIASDAPESEKITINMGFVDLGHIDLLVSEGFYSNRTDFIRTAIRSHLATHSDALRQAVSRKMLVLGLQTFSVADLEAVRATGEKLQIRVLGLAVIASDVPAELAVATIDSLTVLGALHASPAVKTALAARIR, encoded by the coding sequence ATGCCAACCAAAACGACAGCGAGAGCCATCGCATCGGACGCCCCGGAGTCCGAGAAGATCACCATCAACATGGGCTTCGTCGACCTCGGGCACATCGACCTTCTCGTGTCCGAGGGCTTCTACTCGAACCGTACCGACTTCATCCGCACTGCCATTCGCAGCCACCTGGCGACGCACTCCGACGCGCTGCGACAGGCCGTGTCCCGGAAGATGCTGGTGCTGGGCCTGCAGACCTTTTCGGTTGCAGACCTCGAGGCCGTGCGCGCAACCGGCGAAAAGTTGCAGATACGCGTCCTTGGCCTCGCGGTCATCGCCTCGGACGTGCCCGCTGAACTCGCCGTCGCAACGATCGATTCACTCACCGTACTCGGTGCACTTCACGCCTCGCCAGCGGTCAAGACCGCCTTGGCCGCGCGCATCCGCTAG